From the genome of Polyangiaceae bacterium, one region includes:
- a CDS encoding YHS domain-containing protein, with amino-acid sequence MDHTEWLDLARKLDWEFSYVSERDVFPEEMAGRPFLDGQAWRDWEEPFRTTFAEYVTNQHEKDTALYAVRDALGKAEDLERLPREWLNALKLHAAALPLAEFDAVVGNLRGARFGRDGAWRTAACLGALDEFRHTQIPLVLMHEMVRHDRQFDWTHRFYHSNDWVAIAARHVFDELLLASNAIEFAVATNFVFETGFTNLQFVGLSALAHKVGDRMFETMVNSIQSDEARHAQIGGPVLAKLVEHDRRYAQYLLDKWFWRNWLLFAVVTGFSMDYLTPVESRTQSFKEFMAEWVLDQFVHSLDEYGLEKPWYWDTFLTAIDNYHHMVYASAYTYRATVWFDMVVPGPRERTWLRQKYPRSWDAFEPVWDRIEASWRAADPGNDFAVHGTSIVGFCDLCQLVLSNGTPSKNTAVVVDRDGSRYIFCSEPCRWIFDQEPERYANHRDVVKRVLGGEAPANLIALVRRYFGLDYESWGKDAYGGDYPWMKRRAA; translated from the coding sequence ATGGACCATACCGAGTGGCTCGACCTTGCGAGGAAGCTCGACTGGGAATTCTCCTATGTCTCGGAGCGGGACGTATTCCCCGAGGAAATGGCGGGCCGCCCTTTCCTTGACGGCCAAGCGTGGCGTGACTGGGAAGAGCCGTTCCGGACGACGTTTGCCGAATACGTGACGAACCAGCACGAAAAGGATACCGCACTCTACGCCGTCCGAGACGCGCTGGGCAAAGCCGAAGACCTCGAACGACTGCCGCGCGAATGGCTGAACGCATTGAAGCTGCATGCGGCCGCCCTTCCCCTTGCCGAATTCGATGCCGTCGTGGGCAACCTCCGCGGAGCTCGCTTCGGCCGCGATGGCGCGTGGCGAACAGCCGCTTGCCTGGGGGCGCTCGACGAATTCAGACACACGCAAATCCCGCTCGTGTTGATGCACGAAATGGTGCGGCACGATCGCCAATTCGATTGGACACACCGCTTCTATCACTCGAACGATTGGGTCGCGATCGCGGCGCGCCACGTATTCGACGAGCTGCTCTTGGCGTCGAATGCCATCGAATTCGCAGTCGCCACGAACTTCGTCTTCGAGACGGGCTTTACGAACCTGCAATTCGTCGGCTTGTCGGCGCTGGCCCACAAGGTCGGCGATCGGATGTTCGAAACGATGGTGAACAGCATTCAAAGCGACGAAGCGCGCCATGCACAAATTGGCGGGCCAGTGCTCGCGAAGCTCGTCGAGCACGATCGGCGCTATGCCCAGTACCTGCTCGACAAATGGTTTTGGCGAAATTGGTTATTGTTCGCCGTCGTGACGGGCTTCAGCATGGACTACCTGACGCCCGTCGAGAGCCGCACGCAATCGTTCAAAGAGTTCATGGCGGAATGGGTGCTCGACCAATTCGTGCACTCGCTGGATGAATACGGGCTCGAAAAACCCTGGTATTGGGACACGTTCCTCACGGCCATCGACAATTATCACCACATGGTCTATGCGAGCGCCTACACGTACCGAGCGACCGTGTGGTTCGACATGGTGGTCCCAGGGCCGCGGGAGCGCACGTGGCTTCGCCAAAAGTATCCGCGTTCGTGGGATGCGTTCGAACCGGTGTGGGACCGCATCGAAGCTTCGTGGAGAGCAGCGGATCCTGGCAATGACTTTGCGGTGCACGGGACGTCGATCGTCGGGTTTTGCGACCTGTGTCAGCTCGTGCTGTCGAATGGGACGCCCTCGAAGAACACTGCCGTCGTCGTCGATCGCGACGGTAGTCGCTACATCTTTTGCTCGGAGCCCTGCCGCTGGATTTTCGACCAGGAGCCCGAGCGATATGCGAACCACCGAGACGTGGTGAAGCGAGTGCTCGGGGGCGAGGCACCGGCGAACCTGATTGCATTGGTGCGGCGTTATTTCGGATTGGACTACGAGAGCTGGGGCAAAGACGCATACGGAGGCGATTACCCGTGGATGAAGCGGAGGGCGGCATGA
- a CDS encoding Rieske 2Fe-2S domain-containing protein produces the protein MTYRRVMKADDLWEGETTGVVVGDTPVLLANVGGVVRAYADRCAHQGVALSRVRPAGKVLTCWAHGWKYDLLTGEGLNPRGVALTRFPLKIEEGEIWVDVDA, from the coding sequence ATGACGTATCGCAGGGTCATGAAAGCGGACGACCTTTGGGAAGGCGAAACGACGGGCGTGGTCGTGGGCGACACGCCGGTGTTATTGGCGAACGTGGGCGGAGTCGTTCGAGCGTATGCGGATCGTTGTGCGCACCAGGGCGTTGCATTGAGTCGCGTTCGGCCGGCGGGCAAGGTGCTGACATGCTGGGCGCATGGATGGAAGTACGATTTATTGACGGGTGAAGGATTGAATCCGCGCGGAGTAGCGCTCACTCGGTTCCCATTGAAGATCGAGGAAGGCGAGATTTGGGTGGACGTCGATGCCTGA
- a CDS encoding MmoB/DmpM family protein, whose translation MPEDRTLRDAVGPVFHAGTMASAVVAAIEEENENVTIVDRGAYVRVLVPARCRVTRAAIERHIGRSIALRPELERIMTSFKGRIDITMDDVTWVSGPLGHERKP comes from the coding sequence ATGCCTGAGGACCGGACGCTTCGAGATGCAGTGGGTCCCGTGTTTCATGCGGGGACGATGGCGAGTGCCGTGGTAGCTGCGATTGAAGAAGAAAATGAAAATGTGACCATCGTGGATCGCGGCGCGTACGTGCGCGTGCTCGTACCAGCTCGGTGCCGCGTGACGCGGGCGGCGATTGAACGACATATCGGGCGGTCGATCGCGCTGCGCCCGGAGCTCGAGCGAATCATGACGTCCTTCAAGGGACGCATCGACATCACGATGGACGACGTGACGTGGGTATCGGGGCCATTGGGACACGAGAGGAAACCATGA
- a CDS encoding toluene monooxygenase, producing MNRPPLKTYSHLATERRMPSEYDIATTQLLYYVAKGGFEVRTPVGNWYERYQQGSGLRATTAQWARFRDPRETTYTSYTGLQKRQEEHLDTIMQARDDGCMDCRRLSPEWLTLLSTVLTPQRYLFHGFQMVAAYIGQMAPEGRIVITAGLQAADEVRRVQRIAYRMAQLRKTEASFGQESAGTWQSHPAWQPIRCLVERALVTYDWGEALVSLNVCIKPALESLFGPFLGRLAERQGDYVLHEMTASFARDCAWHRDWTLSLLRVAYEAREENRTQVARWMDRWSKMVDEAIVGTAPLFGEDGEAAIATARAAASAVSKEVMPP from the coding sequence ATGAACCGTCCGCCGCTCAAAACGTATTCGCACCTGGCCACCGAACGGCGGATGCCGTCCGAATACGATATCGCGACGACGCAGCTCCTGTATTACGTCGCCAAAGGGGGTTTCGAGGTAAGGACGCCGGTGGGGAATTGGTACGAGCGGTATCAGCAGGGGTCGGGGCTTCGCGCTACGACCGCACAATGGGCTCGCTTTCGCGATCCGCGCGAAACGACGTATACGAGCTACACGGGGCTGCAAAAGCGGCAGGAGGAGCACCTGGACACCATCATGCAAGCTCGCGACGATGGCTGCATGGATTGCCGGCGGCTGTCGCCCGAATGGTTGACGCTTTTGTCGACGGTGCTGACGCCGCAGAGATACCTTTTCCACGGCTTTCAAATGGTTGCCGCATACATTGGCCAAATGGCACCCGAGGGCCGCATCGTCATCACGGCGGGGCTGCAAGCTGCCGATGAAGTGCGGCGCGTGCAACGGATTGCCTACCGCATGGCGCAGTTGAGGAAAACCGAGGCTTCATTTGGGCAAGAGAGCGCTGGGACATGGCAGAGTCACCCGGCATGGCAGCCCATTCGTTGCCTCGTGGAACGAGCTTTGGTGACGTACGATTGGGGAGAAGCGCTGGTGAGCCTCAATGTTTGCATCAAGCCGGCGCTCGAGAGTTTGTTCGGGCCTTTCCTTGGCCGATTGGCCGAAAGACAGGGCGACTACGTGCTGCATGAAATGACGGCGTCGTTCGCGCGTGATTGCGCTTGGCATCGCGACTGGACGCTTTCGCTGCTTCGAGTGGCCTATGAGGCTCGCGAAGAGAATCGCACGCAGGTAGCTCGGTGGATGGATCGGTGGTCCAAGATGGTGGACGAGGCAATCGTTGGGACGGCGCCGCTATTCGGCGAAGATGGTGAGGCGGCGATTGCGACGGCACGAGCTGCTGCATCGGCTGTCTCCAAGGAGGTCATGCCGCCGTGA
- a CDS encoding PAS domain-containing sensor histidine kinase, protein MTLDELGRLPTNLVDQLLANSVDGLIAFDDQCRYTFWNRGMERILGMQAFDVMGQRAFDLFPFLVDTGEDELWRRALAGEATTSSDRFFAVAATGKRGYYDAYYFPLYGGAGEVVGGMGIIRDVTDRRTAQIALEETETRFKNMADVAPVLLWMSGTDGLCTFFNQTWLRFTGRSLEDEWGVGWAEGVHFEDLQKCLDTYMDAFNARRPFEVEYRLRRHDGEYRWILDRGTPRYGPGGMFAGFIGSCVDITELKELQQELQAAVRMRDEFLSIASHELRTPLTAAQLQTDILIRKLTAGSKGPSAAVDALLAKTKLVQAQIIRLTELVQVLLDVSRITAGKLTLSTQDFDLSALVADIARRFEPEAAKVGCAVELFVEYPVWGSWDPLRLDQVVTNLLSNALKYAPGAPVRVAVSADDGHARLAVADQGMGIAPEAQVRIFERFERAVPATNYGGLGLGLWIAREIVEAHGGSIKVESARGQGATFTIELPLSHGHVSHR, encoded by the coding sequence GTGACGCTCGACGAATTGGGTAGGCTTCCGACGAACCTGGTCGATCAGCTCCTTGCGAATTCGGTCGATGGGCTCATCGCATTCGATGATCAATGCAGGTACACGTTTTGGAATCGGGGGATGGAGCGCATCTTGGGGATGCAGGCGTTCGATGTGATGGGGCAGCGAGCGTTCGATCTTTTCCCATTTTTGGTGGATACGGGTGAAGACGAGCTTTGGCGTCGAGCGCTCGCGGGGGAAGCGACGACATCGAGCGATCGTTTTTTCGCGGTGGCTGCCACGGGAAAACGCGGTTATTACGATGCTTATTACTTCCCGTTGTATGGCGGGGCGGGTGAAGTGGTCGGTGGCATGGGGATCATTCGCGACGTGACCGATCGACGCACGGCCCAGATTGCGCTCGAAGAGACGGAGACGCGGTTCAAGAACATGGCCGATGTGGCACCGGTCCTCTTGTGGATGTCGGGGACCGACGGATTGTGCACGTTCTTCAATCAGACGTGGCTGCGCTTCACGGGACGGTCGCTGGAGGACGAATGGGGCGTCGGATGGGCCGAGGGCGTGCATTTCGAGGATCTGCAAAAGTGCCTGGACACGTACATGGATGCATTCAATGCTCGAAGACCTTTCGAGGTCGAGTATCGGCTGAGGCGCCACGATGGTGAGTATCGGTGGATCCTCGACCGGGGGACGCCTCGTTATGGTCCAGGCGGCATGTTCGCAGGTTTCATTGGATCTTGTGTCGACATCACCGAATTGAAGGAATTGCAGCAAGAGCTGCAAGCCGCGGTGAGAATGCGCGACGAGTTTTTGTCGATCGCGTCGCACGAGCTGCGTACGCCTCTGACGGCGGCGCAGCTTCAAACGGACATTCTCATCCGAAAGCTGACGGCTGGCTCGAAGGGGCCCTCGGCAGCCGTGGACGCACTCCTTGCGAAAACGAAATTGGTTCAAGCTCAGATCATTCGTCTCACTGAATTGGTGCAGGTTCTTTTGGACGTATCACGCATCACGGCGGGCAAACTCACGCTTTCGACGCAGGATTTTGATCTTTCGGCGCTGGTCGCGGACATTGCTCGTCGTTTCGAACCGGAGGCTGCGAAGGTGGGTTGTGCGGTCGAGCTGTTCGTGGAGTATCCCGTTTGGGGAAGCTGGGACCCGCTGCGGCTGGATCAGGTGGTGACGAACCTGTTGTCGAACGCTTTGAAGTATGCGCCTGGCGCTCCCGTGCGTGTCGCGGTGAGCGCGGACGACGGCCATGCTCGATTGGCCGTTGCCGATCAAGGAATGGGCATCGCACCGGAGGCGCAGGTGCGCATATTCGAACGATTCGAACGGGCGGTGCCTGCTACGAATTACGGGGGCCTTGGATTGGGGCTTTGGATTGCGCGCGAAATTGTCGAGGCGCACGGAGGGTCCATCAAGGTCGAGAGCGCTCGGGGGCAAGGGGCGACGTTTACCATCGAACTGCCCTTGTCACATGGGCACGTGAGCCACAGGTAG
- a CDS encoding response regulator produces MTDVCHGVLLVEDDEAIRLAIADALLDEGFVVETACNGAEALDHLRRRSKLPCVVLLDLMMPIMDGRQFRAEQEKDPVLSQIPVVVLTADASAERKAAELNAAAGIAKPLRLATLLDHVDRFCRP; encoded by the coding sequence ATGACGGATGTATGCCATGGCGTGCTGCTGGTGGAAGACGACGAGGCGATACGCTTAGCGATCGCGGATGCATTGCTGGACGAAGGATTTGTCGTGGAAACGGCATGCAATGGAGCGGAGGCGCTGGACCATTTGCGCCGTCGGAGCAAGTTGCCGTGCGTGGTGCTGCTGGATTTGATGATGCCGATCATGGATGGGCGGCAATTTCGGGCGGAGCAGGAGAAGGATCCGGTTTTGTCGCAGATACCGGTGGTCGTCTTGACGGCCGATGCGAGCGCTGAACGCAAGGCGGCCGAGCTGAACGCGGCGGCCGGGATCGCGAAGCCATTGCGACTGGCGACGTTATTGGATCACGTGGACCGGTTTTGCAGGCCGTGA
- a CDS encoding matrixin family metalloprotease, producing MRTLVALLGASALVLLTSRADAWTGLDGTNPRWPNMPVQYRINEATIPSSIAAFGKARLDEGLAAWAAPSCTFWATQNMGDTNSNYNYNDGQNVFMFRSGTWPSQLGQVNSVIGVTMPVWDNNSNIYDADIVYNNVGFCWNDNGSGNCVDTLSIATHEEGHFLGLGHSNTGGATMEAFYGGGNAIASIEQDDIDGVCALYPAQGTAATSGSGGGSTCNQCANASAQNECSSQYSACGSSQQCVAFYNCVTNCSSQACAEQCANQYPNGASIYDALIDCACNVCAMECSMECGGSGGSSSSSSSAASSSSAAGSTSAGAGGNGSGGAGGEGGSTGAWSSDDDPPPPTTTDASGCACSVTPSPARFGALLAAGAFALAWARRRKRDSH from the coding sequence ATGAGGACCTTGGTTGCACTTTTGGGCGCCTCGGCGCTCGTGCTCTTGACCTCCCGAGCCGATGCATGGACGGGGCTCGACGGTACGAATCCGCGCTGGCCGAACATGCCCGTTCAGTATCGGATCAACGAAGCCACGATACCGAGCTCGATTGCCGCGTTTGGCAAAGCGCGTCTCGACGAGGGGCTCGCGGCGTGGGCGGCGCCGAGCTGCACGTTTTGGGCGACGCAAAACATGGGCGATACCAACTCCAACTACAACTACAACGATGGCCAGAACGTATTCATGTTTCGTAGTGGCACGTGGCCCAGCCAGCTCGGACAAGTCAATTCGGTCATTGGCGTGACGATGCCCGTATGGGACAACAACTCCAACATCTACGACGCGGACATCGTGTACAACAACGTCGGTTTCTGCTGGAACGACAACGGCAGCGGGAATTGCGTCGATACGCTGTCGATCGCCACACACGAAGAGGGCCACTTTTTGGGCCTCGGCCATAGCAACACCGGCGGAGCGACGATGGAGGCGTTTTATGGCGGCGGCAATGCGATTGCCAGCATCGAACAAGACGACATCGACGGCGTCTGTGCGCTCTATCCGGCGCAAGGCACGGCGGCAACTTCGGGATCGGGCGGCGGCAGCACGTGCAACCAATGCGCGAATGCGTCTGCCCAAAATGAATGCAGCTCGCAATACAGCGCTTGTGGCAGCTCGCAGCAATGCGTCGCATTCTACAACTGCGTGACCAATTGCAGCAGCCAGGCATGCGCCGAGCAATGCGCCAATCAATATCCGAACGGAGCGAGCATCTATGATGCGCTCATCGATTGCGCCTGCAACGTCTGCGCGATGGAATGCTCCATGGAATGCGGCGGCAGCGGCGGCTCGTCCTCCAGCAGCTCATCCGCCGCGAGCAGTTCGTCCGCGGCAGGGTCCACGTCTGCCGGCGCCGGTGGAAATGGCTCGGGCGGCGCAGGCGGCGAGGGCGGTTCGACGGGCGCATGGTCGAGCGACGATGATCCGCCCCCGCCGACGACGACCGACGCATCGGGCTGTGCATGTTCGGTGACGCCATCGCCCGCACGTTTTGGCGCGCTGCTCGCAGCAGGCGCCTTCGCGCTCGCATGGGCCCGCCGCCGCAAGCGCGATTCGCACTGA
- a CDS encoding DUF885 domain-containing protein, with translation MRPALLTIAMSLGAALSSCAGQAPTATVANKSADGVRDRGPLAADAVAGVTDKTLATLLEDHFDWELRQSPTRATRLGDHRFDSELGRERAEDIEASRKERKAFVARARGIDASALSADDRTTLALLVGDLEADMGAEVCEAETWELSSFSSPVSATNHLPELHLVSTAADAKHLLARYGEIERVIHERQDNLRRGLREGRVASRESVKRLLAQLERQLGRPVKEWSLLTVLSSPAAKERRKSFTAAEEAAFLDDAAKIVETRVAPAYRAFRDFVSKEILPAARPDDREGVSALPGGGACYRARIVMHLGSAREPEELHRTGLAEIERINGEMRLLGKKLFGTDDIAAILNRLRTDKELYFDTPQAVEEAAKKALEKARAAIPQMFGILPKTDCVVSVIPEEEAPFTTVAYYREPNYDGTKPGEYFINTYRPEIRPKFEMEALSYHESIPGHHLQIAIAQERGALPAFRKFGRATAFVEGWALYTEKLADESGLYSSDLDRMGMLSYDAWRASRLVVDTGMHHLGWTRAKAEEYMQSHTALTASNIENEVDRYIAWPGQALAYKVGQLEISRLRQSAKEALGAKFDLKGFHDAVLSSGPVTLPVLQQQIDAWVSSRRQ, from the coding sequence ATGCGCCCTGCCCTGCTTACAATCGCGATGAGCCTCGGGGCTGCGCTTTCTTCGTGTGCGGGACAGGCGCCTACCGCAACGGTTGCAAACAAATCGGCAGACGGGGTGCGCGACCGAGGGCCTTTGGCGGCCGATGCGGTCGCGGGCGTCACGGACAAGACGCTTGCGACGCTGCTCGAAGACCATTTCGATTGGGAGCTGCGGCAATCGCCGACACGCGCAACGCGCCTGGGGGATCATCGATTCGATTCCGAATTGGGGCGTGAGCGGGCGGAAGACATTGAAGCGAGCCGAAAAGAGCGCAAGGCATTCGTGGCTCGAGCGCGTGGGATCGACGCGAGCGCATTGTCTGCCGACGATCGCACGACGCTCGCGCTGCTCGTGGGAGACTTGGAAGCGGACATGGGGGCCGAGGTGTGTGAAGCGGAGACGTGGGAGCTTTCGAGTTTTTCGAGTCCCGTTTCGGCGACGAATCATTTGCCCGAATTGCATCTGGTTTCGACGGCGGCCGACGCGAAGCACTTGCTCGCGCGATATGGTGAAATCGAGCGTGTCATCCATGAGCGCCAGGACAACTTGCGGCGAGGTTTGCGCGAAGGGCGGGTTGCGAGTCGCGAAAGTGTCAAGCGACTGCTGGCGCAGCTCGAAAGGCAGCTTGGCCGGCCCGTGAAAGAATGGTCGCTGCTCACGGTGTTGTCGTCGCCTGCGGCGAAAGAGCGGCGGAAGTCGTTTACGGCGGCGGAAGAAGCGGCGTTTTTGGATGATGCAGCCAAGATCGTGGAGACGCGCGTGGCGCCGGCGTACCGTGCGTTTCGCGATTTCGTGAGCAAGGAGATTTTGCCCGCGGCGAGGCCGGACGATCGAGAAGGGGTGTCGGCGTTGCCCGGAGGTGGCGCGTGTTATCGAGCGCGGATCGTGATGCATTTGGGATCGGCGCGTGAGCCGGAGGAATTGCACCGTACGGGGCTCGCGGAGATCGAGCGCATCAATGGTGAAATGCGGTTGCTTGGGAAGAAGCTCTTCGGCACGGATGACATCGCTGCGATTCTGAATCGGCTTCGTACGGACAAAGAGCTGTATTTCGATACGCCGCAGGCGGTGGAAGAAGCGGCCAAAAAGGCGCTCGAGAAAGCTCGTGCGGCCATTCCGCAGATGTTTGGCATTCTGCCGAAGACCGATTGTGTGGTGTCGGTGATCCCGGAGGAAGAAGCGCCCTTTACGACGGTTGCTTATTACCGCGAGCCGAACTACGACGGGACGAAGCCTGGGGAATACTTCATCAATACGTATCGTCCGGAGATTCGTCCCAAGTTCGAGATGGAGGCGCTTTCGTATCACGAATCGATTCCGGGGCATCACTTGCAGATTGCGATTGCGCAAGAGCGGGGCGCGTTGCCGGCGTTCCGCAAGTTTGGTCGAGCGACCGCGTTCGTGGAAGGCTGGGCGCTATATACGGAGAAGCTGGCGGATGAATCGGGGCTTTATTCGAGCGATTTGGATCGCATGGGAATGCTCTCGTACGACGCATGGCGAGCGAGTCGATTGGTCGTGGACACGGGTATGCACCATTTGGGCTGGACGCGTGCGAAGGCCGAGGAATACATGCAGAGCCATACGGCATTGACGGCGTCGAATATCGAAAACGAAGTGGATCGCTACATTGCGTGGCCCGGTCAGGCGCTTGCGTACAAGGTGGGTCAACTGGAGATCTCGAGACTTCGGCAGAGCGCCAAAGAAGCGCTCGGGGCCAAGTTCGACTTGAAGGGATTTCACGATGCGGTGCTTTCGAGCGGCCCGGTGACGTTGCCGGTATTGCAGCAGCAAATCGACGCGTGGGTTTCGTCGCGCAGGCAATGA
- a CDS encoding collagen-like protein: MKVRSLVSLLSVAVMAAGFTFASAAEAAVPKTVTHQGRLYDASGMPVADMTTMVFRIYDAAGTELWTESHSVTFDDGYYSIELGSKAPFPDTLWATESLEMGITVGPDPEMSPRAPIRSVPYAFVANDAVGDIHPNSVSIGQTTVIDANGQWVGDPTGLVGPAGPVGPTGAMGPAGPTGAAGPTGAVGPTGPAGAAGPTGAMGPTGAMGPAGATGAMGPTGPAGATGPAGATGPAGATGPAGATGPAGPSGFVAIRDFQGDWTDTLNSANFTLPAVCATQAYVAGAGETAIVHMDAWAQFATDDYLQLGPVVFTNGNGALLGTQVSVDGTSQTVGNTGLTLRMPLVAGSSYVFAAGFATGIAASMTVSGGGCTGVVTIVK, encoded by the coding sequence ATGAAGGTGAGGTCGCTGGTTTCTTTGCTTTCGGTCGCCGTGATGGCGGCTGGTTTTACGTTTGCGAGCGCTGCCGAAGCGGCGGTGCCGAAGACCGTGACGCATCAGGGACGCTTGTACGACGCTTCCGGTATGCCGGTCGCCGACATGACGACGATGGTTTTCCGCATCTATGATGCGGCGGGCACGGAGCTCTGGACCGAATCGCATTCGGTCACGTTCGATGATGGGTATTACTCGATCGAGCTCGGGAGCAAAGCGCCATTTCCGGATACGCTTTGGGCAACCGAGTCGCTGGAGATGGGGATCACGGTGGGTCCGGATCCCGAAATGTCGCCGCGCGCGCCGATTCGGAGCGTGCCGTATGCGTTCGTTGCGAACGATGCCGTGGGCGACATTCATCCGAATTCGGTGTCGATTGGTCAAACGACGGTGATCGACGCGAACGGACAATGGGTGGGCGATCCGACGGGGCTCGTGGGTCCAGCCGGGCCGGTAGGTCCGACGGGTGCGATGGGTCCGGCGGGTCCGACGGGTGCGGCAGGGCCGACGGGTGCTGTTGGGCCGACGGGTCCAGCGGGTGCAGCGGGACCGACGGGTGCGATGGGTCCGACGGGTGCGATGGGACCGGCGGGCGCAACGGGCGCGATGGGTCCGACAGGGCCTGCGGGCGCAACGGGGCCTGCGGGCGCAACGGGTCCGGCGGGCGCAACGGGTCCGGCGGGTGCAACGGGGCCTGCGGGACCGAGCGGGTTCGTCGCGATTCGCGACTTCCAGGGCGATTGGACGGATACGCTCAACAGCGCGAACTTCACGCTTCCCGCGGTTTGTGCAACGCAGGCGTACGTAGCGGGCGCAGGTGAAACGGCGATCGTGCACATGGACGCGTGGGCGCAATTCGCGACGGATGACTACCTGCAACTGGGGCCGGTGGTGTTCACCAATGGCAACGGCGCGTTGCTCGGGACGCAGGTGAGCGTGGATGGCACATCCCAGACGGTTGGCAATACCGGTTTGACGCTGCGGATGCCGCTCGTCGCGGGTAGCTCGTACGTGTTCGCCGCAGGGTTTGCCACGGGCATTGCGGCGTCGATGACGGTCAGCGGCGGCGGCTGTACGGGCGTGGTGACGATCGTCAAGTAA
- the tam gene encoding trans-aconitate 2-methyltransferase, with protein sequence MPTWNAGQYLRFDSERTRPCRDLVASIELASVKRIVDLGCGPGNSTAVLAERFPDADICGLDSSPEMIRTARQNMPTQSFEVLDIAQWEPKAPHDLVFSNAALHWVDDHERIIPRLFAAVASGGAFAAQMPCNISAPAHEAMRRTAARPEFRYFFTADVRQWHVHEAEFYDDVLAPLAARVDIWKTEYFHILPNAAAIVEWYKGTGLRPFLDRLPDDTLRDRFLDAYLEAITEAYPARRDGRVLLPFQRLFVVAYR encoded by the coding sequence ATGCCCACCTGGAACGCCGGCCAATATCTACGGTTTGACTCGGAACGCACGCGACCGTGCCGCGATCTTGTTGCGTCAATCGAGCTTGCCAGTGTGAAGCGCATCGTCGACTTGGGGTGCGGGCCTGGTAACAGTACCGCGGTGCTCGCTGAACGCTTTCCCGATGCGGACATTTGCGGATTGGACAGCTCACCGGAGATGATCCGAACGGCGCGGCAGAATATGCCTACGCAATCGTTCGAAGTTCTTGACATTGCGCAATGGGAGCCGAAGGCGCCTCATGATTTGGTGTTTTCGAATGCTGCACTCCATTGGGTCGACGACCACGAGCGCATCATTCCGCGGCTATTTGCGGCAGTTGCATCGGGCGGGGCATTTGCAGCCCAAATGCCATGCAACATTTCCGCTCCAGCGCATGAAGCAATGCGTCGGACGGCTGCTCGCCCTGAATTTCGATATTTTTTTACCGCTGATGTCAGGCAATGGCACGTGCACGAGGCGGAATTTTATGATGATGTTTTGGCCCCCCTCGCAGCTCGGGTGGATATTTGGAAAACCGAATATTTTCACATTCTTCCGAACGCCGCGGCGATCGTCGAATGGTACAAAGGCACGGGGCTACGCCCGTTTCTCGATCGGTTGCCGGACGATACTCTGCGCGATAGATTCCTCGATGCGTACTTGGAGGCAATTACCGAGGCATATCCTGCGCGACGTGATGGACGCGTGCTCCTACCGTTTCAGCGGCTGTTCGTCGTAGCGTATCGGTGA
- a CDS encoding SIS domain-containing protein, which translates to MSSSTHEFVDAYLRETAEIALSSSRSDLTAVIETLFDAWRNDRTIFTCGNGGSAANASHLACDIAKFTWVEGKRRFKCRSLCDNAALISALTNDVGFGRIFLEQLDGTMQPGDVLVCLSVHGGSGADKAGPWSQNLVSAADFVKKHGGKVVALVGYDGGALRQMADASIIVPRTPSGHTSTPHVEGFHEVYHHLICERLRQMVAEATS; encoded by the coding sequence ATGTCCTCCTCCACCCACGAATTCGTCGACGCTTACCTTCGCGAAACCGCCGAGATCGCCCTCAGCTCCAGCCGCTCCGACCTCACCGCCGTCATCGAAACCCTTTTCGACGCCTGGCGCAACGACCGCACCATCTTCACCTGCGGCAACGGCGGTAGCGCCGCCAACGCCAGCCACCTTGCTTGCGACATCGCCAAGTTTACCTGGGTCGAAGGTAAGCGCCGCTTCAAGTGCCGCTCGCTCTGCGACAACGCCGCCCTCATCAGTGCGCTGACCAACGATGTCGGCTTTGGCCGCATCTTCCTCGAACAGCTCGACGGAACCATGCAACCGGGCGATGTCCTCGTGTGCCTCAGCGTCCACGGAGGCTCCGGCGCCGACAAAGCCGGTCCGTGGTCCCAAAACCTCGTATCTGCTGCGGATTTCGTCAAGAAGCACGGCGGCAAAGTCGTCGCCCTCGTCGGCTACGACGGCGGCGCTCTCCGCCAAATGGCCGACGCGTCCATCATCGTTCCGCGCACGCCGAGCGGCCACACATCCACCCCGCACGTGGAAGGCTTCCACGAAGTCTACCACCACCTCATTTGCGAACGACTCCGCCAAATGGTCGCCGAGGCCACCTCGTGA